The proteins below come from a single Methanomassiliicoccus sp. genomic window:
- a CDS encoding AAA family ATPase — protein sequence MSGALLEAGAARQDLYSIHLKQDELALKMGGGIPRGSTMLIEGGEGSGRSVLSQRILYGLLANGYTATYVSTEMTLRDFIDQMYSLEYKVDKYLLSGAFQYFPVYPLLGKSRNRSDFLLKLMTSPQLYSKEILIIDSFSTLTKDSLDERNCIQYMGFLKKQMKLDKTILMTTDETCKAVDPLRQASDIYMAIKMKPSGQGMVRMVNIMRYQRAKHKVDDQMKIRIEPGIGLVIEITEVSG from the coding sequence ATGAGCGGAGCATTACTGGAGGCCGGTGCAGCTCGTCAGGACCTCTATAGCATTCATCTCAAACAGGACGAGCTTGCTCTCAAGATGGGGGGTGGAATACCCCGAGGTAGCACCATGCTGATCGAGGGGGGCGAGGGCTCGGGAAGGAGCGTTCTCAGCCAGCGCATCCTATACGGCCTTCTCGCGAATGGATATACCGCCACCTATGTTAGCACGGAGATGACCCTGCGTGACTTCATCGACCAGATGTACTCCCTGGAATACAAGGTCGACAAGTACCTGCTCAGCGGCGCTTTCCAGTACTTCCCCGTCTACCCTCTTCTGGGCAAATCCCGCAACCGGAGCGACTTCCTTCTCAAGCTGATGACCTCTCCCCAGCTCTACAGCAAGGAGATCCTCATCATCGATTCCTTCTCCACACTCACCAAGGACAGCCTGGACGAGCGCAACTGCATTCAGTACATGGGTTTCCTGAAGAAGCAGATGAAGCTCGATAAGACCATCCTGATGACCACCGACGAGACCTGCAAGGCCGTAGATCCTCTTCGCCAAGCATCGGACATCTACATGGCCATCAAGATGAAGCCCTCTGGTCAGGGCATGGTGCGCATGGTCAATATCATGAGGTACCAAAGGGCCAAGCACAAGGTAGATGACCAGATGAAGATCAGGATCGAACCGGGCATAGGCCTGGTGATCGAGATCACCGAGGTGTCCGGTTAA
- a CDS encoding type II/IV secretion system ATPase subunit, producing MVVVDPALEKAAKGNIYLREYIDELKKVTNVLPKYYENLSVKDLADIRKNAILDPNSANVIYKIGNGHIHIDALRSRYVSIEHKLDMEEKEKLRIIKDSILEKATHEESVETKEDLIRILEKLFDMSVEVVSGRNKKAKKTSGKVQVNQKEYEILKYYINRDIVGYGPIEPLILDPYIEDVHLIGTGKVRVSHKAFQYGLETNVRFDDDVSLNEFFISISERMGRPVSASKPIVDGTLPDGSRINMIYSNDISARGSSCTIRKFSAEPISPIQLIKFGTFSPEFVAYIWLCLENKMNVILSGETASGKTTALNAILSFIDHRGKIYSVEDTPEVKPPQKGWQRCVTRESGPEEARVTMFDLLRAALRSRPDYIVIGEIRGEEGRVAFQCMQTGIPVMATFHASNATKFIQRMTGQPINIPMSFIDNVNVIIFQSAVNVNRRFLRRVTNVEEFMGYSKEDGGVLTRNVFKWDSATDKLYFRGNNNSYILEKRIAAEHGYTEPKDIYKDLRQREKIIQKMVDLDITGYHEVNKILSDYYEYGPNSLPFTV from the coding sequence ATGGTTGTTGTCGATCCCGCCCTGGAAAAGGCGGCCAAGGGGAACATCTATCTTCGGGAGTACATCGATGAGCTGAAGAAGGTCACCAACGTCCTTCCGAAGTACTACGAGAACCTGTCGGTCAAGGACCTTGCCGATATCAGGAAGAACGCCATCCTTGACCCCAACTCCGCGAACGTCATCTATAAGATCGGCAACGGCCACATCCACATCGATGCCCTGCGTTCACGGTACGTGAGCATCGAACACAAGTTGGACATGGAGGAGAAGGAGAAGCTCCGCATCATCAAGGATTCGATCCTGGAAAAGGCCACGCACGAGGAGTCGGTGGAGACCAAGGAGGACCTGATACGTATCCTGGAGAAGCTCTTCGACATGTCCGTGGAGGTGGTGAGCGGCAGGAACAAGAAGGCTAAGAAGACCAGCGGCAAGGTCCAGGTCAATCAGAAGGAGTACGAGATCCTAAAATATTATATTAACAGGGATATAGTAGGTTATGGACCTATAGAACCACTTATCCTCGACCCATACATCGAGGATGTCCACCTCATAGGCACGGGAAAGGTTAGGGTCTCCCATAAGGCGTTCCAATACGGTCTGGAGACGAACGTAAGGTTCGATGATGACGTCTCCCTCAACGAGTTCTTCATCTCCATCTCCGAGCGCATGGGACGGCCGGTAAGCGCATCCAAACCCATAGTCGACGGGACGCTGCCGGATGGGTCCCGTATCAACATGATCTACTCCAACGACATCAGCGCCAGGGGCTCCTCCTGCACCATCCGTAAATTCAGCGCTGAGCCCATCTCACCCATCCAGCTCATCAAGTTCGGTACCTTCTCCCCCGAGTTCGTGGCATATATCTGGCTGTGCCTGGAGAATAAGATGAACGTCATCCTCTCCGGGGAGACCGCGTCCGGAAAGACCACCGCTCTGAACGCCATCCTGTCCTTCATCGACCACCGGGGGAAGATCTACTCTGTGGAGGATACTCCCGAGGTCAAACCCCCTCAGAAGGGATGGCAGCGGTGCGTCACCAGGGAATCCGGTCCCGAGGAGGCCAGGGTCACCATGTTCGATCTCCTGCGTGCGGCCTTGAGGTCCCGTCCGGACTACATCGTCATCGGTGAGATCAGAGGTGAGGAGGGGCGTGTCGCCTTCCAATGCATGCAGACCGGTATCCCGGTCATGGCCACCTTTCACGCCTCCAACGCCACTAAGTTCATCCAGAGGATGACCGGACAACCTATCAACATCCCCATGTCGTTCATCGATAACGTCAATGTCATCATCTTCCAGTCCGCGGTGAACGTGAACCGCAGGTTCCTCAGGAGGGTCACCAACGTGGAGGAGTTCATGGGTTATTCCAAGGAGGACGGCGGGGTCCTGACCAGGAACGTCTTCAAGTGGGACTCCGCTACCGACAAGCTGTACTTCCGCGGCAACAACAACAGCTACATCCTGGAGAAGAGGATCGCCGCAGAACACGGTTACACAGAGCCCAAAGACATATACAAGGACCTTAGACAGAGGGAGAAGATCATCCAAAAGATGGTCGACCTGGATATCACAGGATATCATGAGGTCAACAAGATTTTAAGCGACTACTACGAGTATGGCCCGAACTCCCTACCGTTCACGGTATGA
- the flaJ gene encoding archaellar assembly protein FlaJ, which translates to MKIDVWLRDLKMSKEAYFRLVLISVVMFGLVVPMMMTLLLADIVGSPTIYIMYVLPIFAVIVILLLPAVYTGKRKTNVDSNMPMFVTTMAALSTSDMSFDKVFYILSEKKEFGQLAEDAKQVYRLLKHYSVGAAEACRFVAQRTSSQLEGDFFQRLSHSLDVGEKLDRFMKNEHDVMMDEFILKSDSALKDLEFVKDIYTGITTSLIFTAVFVAITPVLGSSDIDMLLFGVVASFVAMEAFFIFFLKTKLPKECIWYGWRLKMKRGLINDSDRLVFTATLIAIFGIILLSFVMLPSGFPMTFVASTIFLPALFPGVLIMREERKIEKRDNLYGAFIRSLGRSSEVSGTTMADGVKKLAMHKFGPLTDMIKNLSKRLAMHINATESWRHFSAETSSSLIERFGEMYVLCIQNGSKPEATSIFISNNMFKVLTIRKRRQTIGSSFVGLLYGIMVSLSVTLYVTVGIVDYMGQVMGDLAISNPDFISGGFLTNIFSGSYSTAGIELMTFSVIFVHALMSSLMLPMLKGGHMAGAIIHFIALMWIGSVGGFMAEIMIGGLMSSG; encoded by the coding sequence ATGAAGATCGATGTTTGGCTGCGCGACCTCAAGATGAGCAAGGAGGCCTACTTCCGGCTGGTGCTTATCTCAGTGGTGATGTTCGGCCTGGTCGTCCCCATGATGATGACCCTGCTACTGGCGGACATCGTGGGGTCCCCCACCATCTACATAATGTATGTCCTTCCCATCTTCGCGGTTATCGTCATCCTTCTCCTGCCTGCCGTGTACACGGGCAAGCGGAAGACCAACGTGGACAGCAACATGCCAATGTTCGTGACCACCATGGCCGCGTTGTCCACGTCCGACATGTCCTTCGACAAGGTGTTCTACATTCTCTCGGAGAAGAAGGAGTTCGGACAGCTGGCCGAGGATGCCAAGCAAGTCTATCGCCTTCTGAAGCACTACAGCGTAGGCGCGGCCGAGGCTTGCCGTTTCGTGGCCCAGAGGACCTCCAGCCAGCTGGAGGGCGACTTCTTCCAGCGGCTGTCCCACTCGCTGGACGTCGGTGAGAAGCTCGACCGGTTCATGAAGAACGAGCATGACGTCATGATGGACGAGTTCATCCTCAAGTCCGATTCCGCCCTCAAGGACCTGGAGTTCGTCAAGGACATATACACGGGCATCACCACCTCCCTCATCTTCACCGCCGTGTTCGTCGCCATCACTCCTGTGCTGGGAAGCAGCGACATAGACATGCTGCTGTTCGGCGTGGTGGCGTCCTTCGTGGCCATGGAGGCGTTCTTCATCTTCTTCCTCAAGACCAAACTGCCCAAGGAGTGCATCTGGTACGGTTGGCGGCTGAAGATGAAGCGGGGCCTGATAAATGATTCCGACCGTCTGGTCTTCACGGCCACCCTGATCGCGATATTCGGGATAATCCTCTTGTCTTTCGTGATGCTTCCGTCAGGCTTCCCCATGACCTTCGTGGCCTCGACCATATTCCTTCCCGCGCTGTTCCCAGGAGTGCTCATCATGCGGGAGGAGAGGAAGATCGAGAAGAGGGACAACCTGTACGGGGCCTTCATCCGTTCCCTCGGCCGTTCATCGGAGGTCAGCGGTACCACCATGGCGGATGGCGTGAAAAAACTGGCCATGCACAAGTTCGGGCCTCTGACCGACATGATCAAGAACCTCTCCAAGAGGCTGGCCATGCACATCAACGCCACGGAGTCCTGGAGACATTTCTCGGCGGAGACCTCCAGCAGCCTCATCGAACGTTTCGGGGAGATGTACGTCCTGTGCATCCAGAACGGTTCCAAGCCCGAGGCGACGAGCATCTTCATCAGCAACAACATGTTCAAGGTCCTGACGATTAGGAAGCGGAGGCAGACCATCGGCTCGTCCTTCGTCGGCCTGCTCTATGGGATCATGGTCTCCCTGTCGGTCACCCTCTACGTGACCGTGGGGATCGTCGACTACATGGGCCAGGTGATGGGCGATCTGGCGATAAGCAACCCTGACTTCATCTCCGGCGGATTTCTCACCAATATCTTCTCGGGGTCCTACTCCACGGCAGGCATAGAGCTGATGACGTTCAGCGTGATATTCGTCCATGCATTGATGTCTTCACTGATGCTCCCCATGCTGAAGGGCGGACACATGGCCGGCGCCATCATCCACTTCATCGCCCTAATGTGGATCGGCTCGGTCGGTGGGTTCATGGCCGAGATCATGATTGGCGGACTGATGAGCAGCGGTTGA
- a CDS encoding chemotaxis protein CheD, protein MIERRAEGLAIEEEKRVTLARRVDEVQPCQAHYVDGDAVVGVGEYQVVHAPEKLVCLGLGSCVGIAIFDISSQIGGLIHAMLPKYEEGRDKTKASKYADSAVMLMVDELVEMGARKPLLRAKIAGGAQMFSFISSDTLNIGQRNSVVAKETLKKENIPLLAEDVGGTKGRTIFFNSVDGSIRIQKNGEVSQI, encoded by the coding sequence ATGATAGAACGAAGGGCCGAAGGCCTAGCCATTGAGGAGGAAAAAAGGGTTACTCTCGCCCGCCGGGTGGACGAGGTCCAGCCATGCCAGGCTCATTACGTCGACGGGGACGCGGTCGTGGGCGTGGGCGAGTACCAGGTCGTGCACGCCCCTGAGAAGTTGGTGTGCCTAGGTCTGGGATCCTGCGTGGGCATTGCCATCTTCGATATCTCCAGCCAGATAGGTGGGCTCATACACGCCATGCTTCCCAAGTACGAGGAGGGCAGGGACAAGACCAAAGCTTCCAAGTATGCGGATTCCGCGGTCATGCTGATGGTCGATGAGCTGGTGGAGATGGGTGCCCGCAAGCCGCTGCTGAGGGCCAAGATCGCCGGAGGCGCGCAGATGTTCTCCTTCATCTCATCGGACACGCTCAACATCGGACAGCGCAACTCTGTGGTCGCCAAGGAGACCCTTAAGAAAGAGAACATACCCCTACTGGCCGAGGACGTGGGCGGCACCAAGGGCCGTACCATCTTCTTCAACTCTGTTGATGGGAGCATACGTATCCAGAAGAACGGAGAGGTCAGCCAGATCTGA
- a CDS encoding chemotaxis protein CheA has protein sequence MDSSKYIDVFIEETRDQLQTVNSVLLSLEESGFNEEQMNEAFRVVHTVKGSAGVIGVSHISELAHIMEDLFDILRKRKEVPERSMIQLLFTGVDKIEKMLCQLEKDGTTNLDVTELIAKMKQARDSTSSTAKPKAEKAKELTTVQITPVQKTQVDEAMALGKRPVQVKITFAPELKFREGRAYQAVRNLSNVGMVATSQPAITDMPDDTPFFLNLLLTDKSDEMIIQSVNGVTGVALVELSPWTMNVAAPATTEARGEVKEEASGAEDRSSSGLSTASTIRVRSKLLDQLLDLVGEIVINNIRVNQIAIDLKHRELKQTLQNNTRLMGEMQDVVLRTRMVQVDFIFKRFPRIVRDLAQANNKEIEFVMRGTDIEIDRSLLDEIGDALVHLLRNAVDHGIEEKQDRIAKGKKPQGTIILSAFQEQGNVVITVEDDGKGMDIKKITAKAVSKGLITADEAERMDERSRMQFIFLPGFSTADKISDLSGRGVGMDVVKTKIEGLGGTVRLDSTYGKGSKITLKLPPSMSIIRAMLVEVNSEKYAIPLENVRETVRVPMDAVHTIGDNGVFKLRNEVLPILNIHNEFGGSSEIVREMPAIIVEKNENRACLLVSRLIGQQEIVVKNLGKDLRQTGYFSGATILGDGKVAMILDVGAFI, from the coding sequence ATGGACAGCTCAAAATATATTGACGTTTTCATCGAGGAGACCCGGGACCAGCTCCAGACGGTCAACAGCGTGTTGCTGAGCCTCGAGGAGAGCGGCTTCAATGAAGAGCAGATGAACGAGGCCTTCCGCGTGGTCCACACCGTAAAGGGCTCCGCGGGGGTAATCGGCGTCAGTCACATCAGTGAGCTGGCCCATATCATGGAGGACCTTTTCGATATCCTTCGCAAACGGAAGGAGGTGCCGGAGAGGTCGATGATCCAGCTGCTCTTCACCGGCGTGGACAAGATAGAGAAGATGCTATGCCAGCTGGAGAAGGACGGGACCACCAATCTCGACGTCACGGAGCTGATCGCCAAGATGAAGCAGGCCCGTGACAGCACCAGTTCCACTGCCAAGCCCAAGGCGGAGAAGGCCAAGGAGCTCACTACCGTTCAGATAACGCCGGTCCAGAAGACCCAGGTGGATGAGGCCATGGCCCTGGGCAAGAGGCCCGTGCAGGTCAAGATCACATTCGCCCCTGAGCTCAAGTTCAGGGAGGGGCGCGCCTACCAGGCGGTGCGCAACCTTTCCAATGTGGGGATGGTCGCCACCAGCCAGCCTGCGATCACGGACATGCCGGACGACACTCCCTTCTTCCTCAATCTGCTCCTTACCGACAAGAGCGATGAGATGATCATTCAGTCGGTCAACGGGGTCACGGGCGTTGCCCTGGTGGAACTATCACCATGGACGATGAACGTCGCCGCTCCGGCAACTACGGAGGCCAGGGGAGAGGTCAAGGAGGAAGCGTCCGGTGCCGAGGACCGGTCCTCGTCGGGGCTGTCCACCGCCTCCACCATCCGTGTCCGCAGCAAGCTGCTCGACCAGCTGCTGGACCTTGTGGGCGAGATCGTTATCAACAACATCCGCGTCAATCAGATCGCCATCGACCTGAAGCACCGTGAGCTGAAGCAGACCCTGCAGAACAACACCCGCCTCATGGGCGAGATGCAGGACGTGGTGCTGCGGACCAGGATGGTCCAAGTCGACTTCATATTCAAGCGCTTCCCCCGCATCGTGAGGGACCTGGCCCAGGCCAACAACAAGGAGATCGAGTTCGTCATGCGGGGCACCGACATCGAGATCGACCGCAGCCTGCTGGACGAGATCGGTGATGCCCTGGTGCACCTCCTCCGGAACGCCGTGGACCACGGTATCGAGGAGAAGCAGGATCGCATCGCCAAGGGCAAGAAGCCCCAGGGAACGATCATCCTCTCCGCATTCCAGGAGCAGGGGAACGTGGTCATAACCGTCGAGGACGACGGAAAGGGCATGGACATCAAGAAGATCACCGCCAAGGCCGTCTCCAAGGGCCTCATAACCGCCGACGAGGCGGAGCGCATGGACGAGCGGTCCAGGATGCAGTTCATATTCCTGCCCGGCTTCAGCACCGCCGACAAGATCAGCGACCTCTCTGGAAGGGGCGTGGGCATGGACGTGGTGAAGACCAAGATCGAGGGTCTGGGAGGAACCGTCCGCCTGGACTCCACCTACGGGAAGGGGAGCAAGATCACGCTCAAGCTGCCGCCAAGCATGTCCATCATAAGGGCCATGCTGGTGGAGGTCAACTCGGAGAAGTACGCCATCCCTCTGGAGAACGTCAGGGAGACGGTGAGGGTGCCGATGGACGCTGTCCATACCATTGGCGATAATGGGGTGTTCAAGCTGCGGAACGAGGTCCTGCCCATCCTGAACATCCACAACGAGTTCGGTGGCAGCAGCGAGATCGTCCGGGAGATGCCGGCGATAATCGTGGAGAAGAATGAGAACAGGGCTTGCCTGCTGGTGTCACGGTTGATCGGCCAGCAGGAGATAGTGGTGAAGAACTTAGGGAAGGACCTGAGGCAGACCGGGTACTTCTCGGGAGCGACCATCCTGGGTGATGGTAAGGTAGCGATGATCCTCGATGTGGGGGCTTTCATATGA
- a CDS encoding chemotaxis response regulator protein-glutamate methylesterase: MNKHTVLVVDDSIVMRRIITDLLSSDQDLEVVGAARNGLEALEKVRTLNPDVVTMDIEMPVMDGLTSLQHIMAEFPRPVVMLSSMDKRQADITFKALELGAVEFIPKTSGSLSLDLERVGDTIVEKVKAAARAKVHHSRPSVRSIQPSIIPTLSGDWIVVIGCSTGGPKSLPEVLSRLPGNLPAPVLVVQHMPEGFTRSFAERLDMTSPLEVKEAEDGEEIHKGHVYLAPGNKHLLLNGRKLMLDDGPKVNYVRPAVDVLMNTVAPIYGPRTVGVILTGMGSDGAEGMKLIKRNGGKTVVQNEETCVVYGMPKAVVDLGAADRIVPLEDIAKNIVLMLSTGM; the protein is encoded by the coding sequence TTGAACAAACATACTGTGCTTGTTGTCGACGATTCCATCGTGATGCGCCGCATCATCACCGACCTCCTGTCGTCCGATCAGGACCTGGAAGTGGTGGGCGCGGCCCGCAACGGGTTGGAGGCCTTGGAAAAGGTCCGCACGCTCAATCCGGACGTGGTCACCATGGACATCGAGATGCCTGTCATGGACGGGCTTACGTCGCTGCAGCACATTATGGCCGAGTTCCCGCGACCGGTGGTCATGCTCAGCTCCATGGACAAGCGCCAGGCGGACATAACCTTCAAAGCGCTGGAGCTGGGGGCGGTGGAGTTCATCCCCAAGACCTCGGGGTCCCTCTCATTGGACCTGGAGCGGGTGGGGGACACCATCGTGGAAAAGGTCAAGGCGGCCGCGAGAGCGAAGGTCCATCATTCACGACCATCGGTGAGGTCTATACAGCCATCCATCATCCCCACGCTGAGCGGTGATTGGATAGTGGTCATCGGTTGCTCCACCGGAGGGCCCAAGTCCCTTCCGGAGGTGCTCTCACGACTTCCGGGCAACCTGCCCGCGCCGGTGCTGGTGGTGCAGCACATGCCCGAGGGGTTCACCAGATCGTTCGCGGAACGGCTTGACATGACGTCGCCCCTCGAGGTCAAGGAGGCCGAGGACGGGGAGGAGATCCACAAGGGCCATGTGTACCTGGCCCCGGGCAACAAGCATCTGCTCCTCAACGGCCGAAAGCTGATGCTGGACGATGGTCCTAAGGTGAATTACGTGCGTCCAGCAGTGGACGTGCTGATGAACACGGTCGCGCCCATCTACGGTCCCCGGACGGTCGGGGTTATCCTGACGGGGATGGGCTCGGACGGAGCGGAAGGTATGAAGCTCATCAAGCGCAACGGTGGTAAGACCGTCGTTCAGAACGAAGAGACGTGTGTGGTCTACGGCATGCCCAAGGCCGTGGTGGACCTAGGGGCAGCGGACCGCATTGTTCCGCTGGAAGATATCGCCAAGAACATCGTACTTATGCTTAGCACGGGGATGTAA
- a CDS encoding response regulator, whose product MSNPKKVMIVDDSMVMRAMIKDVLTKEGFEVVGQAKNGKEALEQYPKLNPDLVTMDIIMPGEHGTDVVKKMMDLDKDARIIIVSGLNQKNLVMQAMDNGAKEFLVKPFENKELIEAAMKTAR is encoded by the coding sequence ATGAGCAACCCGAAGAAAGTAATGATCGTTGACGACTCGATGGTCATGAGAGCGATGATCAAGGATGTCCTGACCAAGGAGGGTTTCGAGGTCGTGGGACAGGCAAAGAACGGAAAGGAAGCGTTGGAGCAGTATCCCAAGCTGAACCCGGACCTGGTCACGATGGACATAATCATGCCCGGAGAGCACGGGACCGACGTGGTCAAGAAGATGATGGATCTCGACAAGGACGCCCGCATCATCATCGTCAGCGGACTGAACCAGAAGAACCTGGTAATGCAGGCGATGGACAACGGGGCCAAGGAGTTCCTCGTGAAACCGTTCGAGAACAAGGAACTGATCGAAGCTGCCATGAAGACCGCGAGATGA
- a CDS encoding chemotaxis protein CheW, producing the protein MARRKREKVEISGDEEQIVSFKLGKETFAVNVSQVREIGKVEDITRIPKMPDYIEGVMNLRGQITTVIDLKKRFGIVAGTGRTAQSRIIVAEIGDSQLGIMVDAVEDVMRISRSNISPPPKTLSVGVETNSLTGICKLGDKLVMMLDLGCIMSEGEKARLGIGEAAPHTTSNAMATAEVSK; encoded by the coding sequence ATGGCCCGTAGGAAGCGAGAGAAGGTGGAGATATCCGGGGACGAGGAGCAGATCGTCTCCTTCAAGCTAGGTAAGGAGACCTTCGCCGTCAACGTCTCCCAGGTCCGCGAGATCGGCAAGGTCGAGGACATCACTCGCATACCGAAGATGCCAGATTACATCGAGGGGGTCATGAACCTCCGTGGACAGATCACCACTGTCATCGACCTCAAGAAGAGGTTCGGCATAGTCGCCGGCACGGGACGTACCGCCCAATCCCGCATCATCGTCGCCGAGATCGGCGACAGCCAGCTGGGGATAATGGTGGACGCGGTGGAGGATGTCATGCGCATCTCGCGCAGCAATATCTCCCCTCCCCCCAAGACCCTCAGCGTCGGGGTGGAGACGAACTCCCTCACTGGCATATGCAAGCTTGGGGACAAACTGGTGATGATGCTTGACCTCGGATGCATAATGTCCGAAGGTGAGAAGGCAAGACTGGGCATCGGCGAGGCCGCGCCCCATACGACATCTAACGCGATGGCAACAGCAGAGGTATCAAAATGA